A portion of the Gorilla gorilla gorilla isolate KB3781 chromosome X, NHGRI_mGorGor1-v2.1_pri, whole genome shotgun sequence genome contains these proteins:
- the SCML1 gene encoding sex comb on midleg-like protein 1 isoform X2: MMSNSSSEIDVVKTRIPTYDEDDDTILYAYETKPEFVNKEPNIVSDASCNTEEQLKTVNDVLIHCQVIYDAMQNLDKKIDVIRRKVSKIQRFHARSLWTNRKRYGYKKHSYRLVKKLKLQKMKKNEVYETFSYPESYSPTLPVSRRENNSPSNLPRPSFCMEEYQRAEPEEDPILSRTLSPVHPSDFSEHNYQPYYASDGAAYGSSSGLCLGNPRADSIHDTYSTDQASAAPPSVTRSPFENDGYIEKGSITKHPSTWSVEAVVLFLKQTDPLALCPLVDLFRSHEIDGKALLLLTSDVLLKHLGVKLGTAVKLCYYIDRLKQGKCFEN; this comes from the exons ATGATGTCTAACAGCTCCAGTGAAATCGACGTG GTAAAAACAAGAATACCTACTTATGATGAAGATGACGACACTATTCTTTATGCGTATGAAACAAAACCTGAATTTGTCAATAAA GAACCGAATATTGTATCTGACGCATCCTGTAATACTGAAGAGCAACTGAAGACAGTTAATGATGTCCTTATCCATTGCCAG GTTATATATGATGCTATGCAAAACCTGGATAAGAAGATTGATGTGATTCGTAGAAAGGTTTCAAAAATCCAACGTTTCCATGCGAGATCCCTGTGGACAAATCGT AAGCGATATGGATATAAAAAGCATTCTTACCGGCTTGTTAAAAAGCTTAAActccagaaaatgaagaaaaatgaggtTTACGAGACATTCTCCTACCCTGAAAGTTACAGCCCCACTTTACCAGTGTCAAGGCGTGAGAATAATTCTCCGAGCAACCTTCCAAGGCCATCCTTTTGCATGGAAGAATACCAGCGAGCTGAGCCGGAGGAGGACCCGATCCTCAGCCGCACTCTGAGTCCAGTGCATCCCTCAGATTTCTCTGAGCATAATTATCAGCCGTATTATGCATCTGATGGTGCAGCGTATGGTTCTTCTTCAGGGCTCTGCCTTGGCAACCCTCGGGCTGACAGCATCCACGACACTTACTCAACTGACCAAGCTTCTGCAGCACCACCTTCAG TTACAAGGTCACCATTTGAAAATGACGGTTACATAGAGAAAGGAAGCATCACTAAGCACCCTTCAACCTGGTCGGTGGAAGCAGTGGTCCTATTTCTAAAACAAACAGATCCTCTTGCATTATGCCCTCTTGTCGACCTCTTCAGAAGCCAT GAAATTGACGGGAAGGCTCTGCTCCTACTCACGAGTGACGTGTTGCTGAAGCACTTGGGGGTGAAGCTGGGAACGGCTGTGAAGCTATGCTACTACATTGACCGACTTAAACAaggaaaatgctttgaaaattga
- the SCML1 gene encoding sex comb on midleg-like protein 1 isoform X1 gives MMSNSSSEIDVVKTRIPTYDEDDDTILYAYETKPEFVNKQEPNIVSDASCNTEEQLKTVNDVLIHCQVIYDAMQNLDKKIDVIRRKVSKIQRFHARSLWTNRKRYGYKKHSYRLVKKLKLQKMKKNEVYETFSYPESYSPTLPVSRRENNSPSNLPRPSFCMEEYQRAEPEEDPILSRTLSPVHPSDFSEHNYQPYYASDGAAYGSSSGLCLGNPRADSIHDTYSTDQASAAPPSVTRSPFENDGYIEKGSITKHPSTWSVEAVVLFLKQTDPLALCPLVDLFRSHEIDGKALLLLTSDVLLKHLGVKLGTAVKLCYYIDRLKQGKCFEN, from the exons ATGATGTCTAACAGCTCCAGTGAAATCGACGTG GTAAAAACAAGAATACCTACTTATGATGAAGATGACGACACTATTCTTTATGCGTATGAAACAAAACCTGAATTTGTCAATAAA cagGAACCGAATATTGTATCTGACGCATCCTGTAATACTGAAGAGCAACTGAAGACAGTTAATGATGTCCTTATCCATTGCCAG GTTATATATGATGCTATGCAAAACCTGGATAAGAAGATTGATGTGATTCGTAGAAAGGTTTCAAAAATCCAACGTTTCCATGCGAGATCCCTGTGGACAAATCGT AAGCGATATGGATATAAAAAGCATTCTTACCGGCTTGTTAAAAAGCTTAAActccagaaaatgaagaaaaatgaggtTTACGAGACATTCTCCTACCCTGAAAGTTACAGCCCCACTTTACCAGTGTCAAGGCGTGAGAATAATTCTCCGAGCAACCTTCCAAGGCCATCCTTTTGCATGGAAGAATACCAGCGAGCTGAGCCGGAGGAGGACCCGATCCTCAGCCGCACTCTGAGTCCAGTGCATCCCTCAGATTTCTCTGAGCATAATTATCAGCCGTATTATGCATCTGATGGTGCAGCGTATGGTTCTTCTTCAGGGCTCTGCCTTGGCAACCCTCGGGCTGACAGCATCCACGACACTTACTCAACTGACCAAGCTTCTGCAGCACCACCTTCAG TTACAAGGTCACCATTTGAAAATGACGGTTACATAGAGAAAGGAAGCATCACTAAGCACCCTTCAACCTGGTCGGTGGAAGCAGTGGTCCTATTTCTAAAACAAACAGATCCTCTTGCATTATGCCCTCTTGTCGACCTCTTCAGAAGCCAT GAAATTGACGGGAAGGCTCTGCTCCTACTCACGAGTGACGTGTTGCTGAAGCACTTGGGGGTGAAGCTGGGAACGGCTGTGAAGCTATGCTACTACATTGACCGACTTAAACAaggaaaatgctttgaaaattga
- the SCML1 gene encoding sex comb on midleg-like protein 1 isoform X3 has translation MQNLDKKIDVIRRKVSKIQRFHARSLWTNRKRYGYKKHSYRLVKKLKLQKMKKNEVYETFSYPESYSPTLPVSRRENNSPSNLPRPSFCMEEYQRAEPEEDPILSRTLSPVHPSDFSEHNYQPYYASDGAAYGSSSGLCLGNPRADSIHDTYSTDQASAAPPSVTRSPFENDGYIEKGSITKHPSTWSVEAVVLFLKQTDPLALCPLVDLFRSHEIDGKALLLLTSDVLLKHLGVKLGTAVKLCYYIDRLKQGKCFEN, from the exons ATGCAAAACCTGGATAAGAAGATTGATGTGATTCGTAGAAAGGTTTCAAAAATCCAACGTTTCCATGCGAGATCCCTGTGGACAAATCGT AAGCGATATGGATATAAAAAGCATTCTTACCGGCTTGTTAAAAAGCTTAAActccagaaaatgaagaaaaatgaggtTTACGAGACATTCTCCTACCCTGAAAGTTACAGCCCCACTTTACCAGTGTCAAGGCGTGAGAATAATTCTCCGAGCAACCTTCCAAGGCCATCCTTTTGCATGGAAGAATACCAGCGAGCTGAGCCGGAGGAGGACCCGATCCTCAGCCGCACTCTGAGTCCAGTGCATCCCTCAGATTTCTCTGAGCATAATTATCAGCCGTATTATGCATCTGATGGTGCAGCGTATGGTTCTTCTTCAGGGCTCTGCCTTGGCAACCCTCGGGCTGACAGCATCCACGACACTTACTCAACTGACCAAGCTTCTGCAGCACCACCTTCAG TTACAAGGTCACCATTTGAAAATGACGGTTACATAGAGAAAGGAAGCATCACTAAGCACCCTTCAACCTGGTCGGTGGAAGCAGTGGTCCTATTTCTAAAACAAACAGATCCTCTTGCATTATGCCCTCTTGTCGACCTCTTCAGAAGCCAT GAAATTGACGGGAAGGCTCTGCTCCTACTCACGAGTGACGTGTTGCTGAAGCACTTGGGGGTGAAGCTGGGAACGGCTGTGAAGCTATGCTACTACATTGACCGACTTAAACAaggaaaatgctttgaaaattga